Proteins encoded by one window of Salvia splendens isolate huo1 chromosome 7, SspV2, whole genome shotgun sequence:
- the LOC121741430 gene encoding uncharacterized protein LOC121741430 isoform X3 codes for MFTNGNQIPAANCVFQPTPMFANGNHIPAANGVFQPAPIFANGNQIPAVNGVFQSAPMFANGNQIPAAYDVFQPAPMFANGNQIPATNGVFQPAPMFANGNQIPVANGVFQPAPMLANGNGVFQPGLLQPNVDKSSSNQNVANQLPAENGHQLLAANGLVGNRNQIPAANGVFQPAPMFANGNRIPAANGMFQPAPMFVNGNQIPATNGVFQPAPMFANGNKIPAANGVFQPAPMFPNENQTPAANDVFQPAQMFANGNQIPAANGVFQPAPMFANGNHIPAANDVFQLAPMFANGNQIPAANGVFQPAPMFASGNQIPAANGVFQPAPMFANGNQIPATNGVFQPAPMFANGNQIPVANGVFQPAPMLANGNGVFQPGLLQPNVDTSSSNQNMTNQLPAENGNQLPAANGLVGNGNQIPAANGVFQPAPTFANENQIPVANGVFQPAPMFANGNQILAANGVFQPAPMFANENQIPAANGVFQPAPMFANGNVVVLLIYRLFKMIRVTAITELFCYTPYKRYSTVLFQNFNTQDTSSSNQNMANQLPAANGLVGNGNQIPAANGVFQPSPMFGNGNGVFQPALLQPNVDTSSSNQNMTNQLPAENGNQLPAANGLVGNGNQIPAANGVFQPAPMFANGYQIPAANGVFQPAPMFANENRIPAVNGVFQPAPMFTKGNQIPAANSVFQPAPMFANENQTPAANGVFQPAQMFANENQTPAASGVFQPAPMFANGNQIPTANGMFHPASMFANRNQIPSANGVFQLAPMFANGNKIPAANGVFQPAPMFANGNQIPVANGVFQPAPMFGNENGVFQPGLLQPNVMSLY; via the exons ATGTTCACCAACGGAAATCAGATACCTGCGGCAAACTGCGTGTTCCAACCGACGCCGATGTTCGCGAACGGAAATCACATACCAGCTGCAAACGGCGTGTTCCAACCGGCGCCGATTTTCGCCAACGGAAATCAGATACCAGCGGTGAACGGCGTGTTCCAATCGGCGCCGATGTTCGCCAACGGAAATCAAATACCAGCGGCATACGACGTGTTCCAACCGGCGCCGATGTTCGCCAACGGAAATCAGATACCAGCTACAAACGGCGTGTTCCAACCGGCGCCGATGTTCGCCAACGGAAATCAGATACCGGTTGCAAACGGCGTGTTCCAACCGGCGCCAATGCTCGCCAACGGAAATGGAGTTTTTCAGCCCGGACTTCTACAACCAAATGTG GATAAGTCTTCATCGAATCAAAATGTGGCGAATCAGTTACCGGCGGAAAATGGCCATCAGTTACTGGCGGCAAATGGCTTGGTCGGCAACCGAAATCAGATACCTGCTGCAAATGGCGTATTCCAACCGGCGCCAATGTTCGCGAACGGAAATCGGATACCCGCTGCAAACGGCATGTTCCAACCGGCGCCGATGTTCGTGAACGGAAATCAGATACCAGCGACAAACGGCGTGTTCCAACCGGCGCCGATGTTCGCGAACGGAAATAAGATACCAGCTGCAAACGGCGTGTTCCAACCGGCGCCGATGTTCCCCAACGAAAATCAGACACCAGCGGCAAACGACGTGTTCCAACCGGCGCAGATGTTCGCCAACGGAAATCAGATACCAGCGGCGAACGGCGTGTTCCAACCGGCGCCGATGTTCGCTAACGGAAATCACATACCAGCTGCAAATGACGTGTTCCAACTGGCGCCGATGTTTGCCAACGGAAATCAGATACCAGCGGCAAACGGCGTGTTCCAACCGGCGCCGATGTTCGCCAGTGGAAATCAGATACCAGCGGCAAACGGCGTGTTCCAACCGGCGCCGATGTTCGCCAATGGAAATCAGATACCAGCTACAAACGGCGTGTTCCAACCGGCGCCGATGTTCGCCAACGGAAATCAGATACCGGTTGCAAACGGCGTGTTCCAACCGGCGCCGATGCTCGCCAACGGAAATGGAGTTTTTCAGCCCGGACTTCTACAACCAAATGTG GATACGTCTTCATCGAATCAAAATATGACGAATCAATTACCGGCGGAAAATGGCAATCAGTTACCGGCGGCAAATGGCTTGGTCGGCAACGGAAATCAGATACCAGCTGCAAATGGCGTATTCCAACCGGCGCCAACGTTCGCGAACGAAAATCAGATACCAGTTGCAAACGGCGTGTTCCAACCGGCGCCGATGTTTGCGAATGGAAATCAGATACTAGCTGCAAACGGCGTGTTCCAACCGGCGCCGATGTTCGCCAACGAAAATCAGATACCAGCGGCAAACGGCGTGTTCCAACCGGCGCCGATGTTCGCCAACGGAAATGTTGTTGTCTTGTTGATATATAGGTTATTTAAAATGATTCGAGTAACCGCCATAACAGAATTGTTCtgttatactccatataaacgGTACTCCACAGTATTGtttcaaaatttcaacacaCAGGATACGTCTTCATCGAATCAAAATATGGCGAATCAGTTACCGGCGGCAAATGGCTTGGTCGGCAACGGAAATCAGATACCAGCTGCAAATGGCGTGTTCCAACCGTCGCCGATGTTCGGCAACGGAAATGGAGTTTTTCAGCCCGCACTTCTGCAACCAAATGTG GATACGTCTTCATCGAATCAAAATATGACGAATCAATTACCGGCGGAAAATGGCAATCAGTTACCGGCGGCAAATGGCTTGGTCGGCAACGGAAATCAGATACCAGCTGCAAATGGCGTATTCCAACCGGCGCCAATGTTCGCGAACGGATATCAGATACCAGCTGCAAACGGCGTGTTCCAACCGGCGCCGATGTTCGCGAATGAAAATCGAATACCAGCGGTAAACGGCGTGTTCCAACCAGCGCCGATGTTCACGAAGGGAAATCAGATACCAGCTGCAAACAGCGTGTTCCAACCGGCGCCGATGTTCGCCAACGAAAATCAGACACCAGCGGCAAACGGCGTGTTCCAACCGGCGCAGATGTTCGCCAACGAAAATCAGACACCAGCGGCAAGCGGCGTGTTCCAACCAGCGCCGATGTTCGCCAACGGAAATCAGATACCAACGGCAAACGGCATGTTCCACCCGGCGTCGATGTTCGCGAACAGAAATCAGATACCATCTGCAAACGGCGTGTTCCAACTGGCACCGATGTTCGCCAACGGAAATAAGATACCAGCTGCAAACGGCGTGTTCCAACCGGCGCCGATGTTCGCCAACGGAAATCAGATACCAGTGGCAAACGGCGTGTTCCAACCGGCGCCGATGTTCGGCAACGAAAATGGAGTTTTTCAGCCTGGACTTCTACAACCAAATGTGATGAGTCTTTACTAA
- the LOC121741430 gene encoding uncharacterized protein LOC121741430 isoform X1 produces the protein MFANGNRIPAANGMFQPAPMFVNGNQIPATNGVFQPAPMFANGNKIPAANGVFQPAPMFPNENQIPAANDVFQPAQMFANGNQIPAANGVFQPAPMFANGNHIPAANDVFQLAPMFANGNQIPAANGVFQPAPMFANGNQMPAANGVFQPAPMFANGNQIPATYDVFQPAPMFANGNQIPATSGVFQPPPMFANGNQIPVANGVFQPAPMLANGNGVFQTGLLQPNVDKSSSNQNVANQLPAENGHQLLAANGLVGNRNQIPAANGVFQPAPMFANGNRIPAANGMFQPAPMFVNGNQIPATNGVFQPAPMFANGNKIPAANGVFQPAPMFPNENQTPAANDVFQPAQMFANGNQIPAANGVFQPAPMFANGNHIPAANDVFQLAPMFANGNQIPAANGVFQPAPMFASGNQIPAANGVFQPAPMFANGNQIPATNGVFQPAPMFANGNQIPVANGVFQPAPMLANGNGVFQPGLLQPNVDTSSSNQNMTNQLPAENGNQLPAANGLVGNGNQIPAANGVFQPAPTFANENQIPVANGVFQPAPMFANGNQILAANGVFQPAPMFANENQIPAANGVFQPAPMFANGNVVVLLIYRLFKMIRVTAITELFCYTPYKRYSTVLFQNFNTQDTSSSNQNMANQLPAANGLVGNGNQIPAANGVFQPSPMFGNGNGVFQPALLQPNVDTSSSNQNMTNQLPAENGNQLPAANGLVGNGNQIPAANGVFQPAPMFANGYQIPAANGVFQPAPMFANENRIPAVNGVFQPAPMFTKGNQIPAANSVFQPAPMFANENQTPAANGVFQPAQMFANENQTPAASGVFQPAPMFANGNQIPTANGMFHPASMFANRNQIPSANGVFQLAPMFANGNKIPAANGVFQPAPMFANGNQIPVANGVFQPAPMFGNENGVFQPGLLQPNVMSLY, from the exons ATGTTCGCGAACGGAAATCGGATACCCGCTGCAAACGGCATGTTCCAACCGGCGCCGATGTTCGTGAACGGAAATCAGATACCAGCGACAAACGGCGTGTTCCAACCGGCGCCGATGTTCGCGAACGGAAATAAGATACCAGCTGCAAACGGCGTGTTCCAACCGGCGCCGATGTTCCCCAACGAAAATCAGATACCAGCGGCAAACGACGTGTTCCAACCGGCGCAGATGTTCGCCAACGGAAATCAGATACCAGCGGCAAACGGCGTTTTCCAACCGGCGCCGATGTTCGCTAACGGAAATCACATACCAGCTGCAAATGACGTGTTCCAACTGGCGCCGATGTTTGCCAACGGAAATCAGATACCAGCGGCAAACGGCGTGTTCCAACCGGCGCCGATGTTCGCGAACGGAAATCAGATGCCAGCTGCAAACGGCGTGTTCCAACCGGCGCCGATGTTCGCCAACGGAAATCAGATACCAGCGACATACGACGTGTTCCAACCGGCGCCGATGTTCGCCAACGGAAATCAGATACCAGCTACAAGCGGCGTGTTCCAACCGCCGCCGATGTTCGCCAATGGAAATCAGATACCGGTTGCAAACGGCGTGTTCCAACCGGCGCCGATGCTCGCCAACGGAAATGGAGTTTTTCAGACCGGACTTCTACAACCAAATGTG GATAAGTCTTCATCGAATCAAAATGTGGCGAATCAGTTACCGGCGGAAAATGGCCATCAGTTACTGGCGGCAAATGGCTTGGTCGGCAACCGAAATCAGATACCTGCTGCAAATGGCGTATTCCAACCGGCGCCAATGTTCGCGAACGGAAATCGGATACCCGCTGCAAACGGCATGTTCCAACCGGCGCCGATGTTCGTGAACGGAAATCAGATACCAGCGACAAACGGCGTGTTCCAACCGGCGCCGATGTTCGCGAACGGAAATAAGATACCAGCTGCAAACGGCGTGTTCCAACCGGCGCCGATGTTCCCCAACGAAAATCAGACACCAGCGGCAAACGACGTGTTCCAACCGGCGCAGATGTTCGCCAACGGAAATCAGATACCAGCGGCGAACGGCGTGTTCCAACCGGCGCCGATGTTCGCTAACGGAAATCACATACCAGCTGCAAATGACGTGTTCCAACTGGCGCCGATGTTTGCCAACGGAAATCAGATACCAGCGGCAAACGGCGTGTTCCAACCGGCGCCGATGTTCGCCAGTGGAAATCAGATACCAGCGGCAAACGGCGTGTTCCAACCGGCGCCGATGTTCGCCAATGGAAATCAGATACCAGCTACAAACGGCGTGTTCCAACCGGCGCCGATGTTCGCCAACGGAAATCAGATACCGGTTGCAAACGGCGTGTTCCAACCGGCGCCGATGCTCGCCAACGGAAATGGAGTTTTTCAGCCCGGACTTCTACAACCAAATGTG GATACGTCTTCATCGAATCAAAATATGACGAATCAATTACCGGCGGAAAATGGCAATCAGTTACCGGCGGCAAATGGCTTGGTCGGCAACGGAAATCAGATACCAGCTGCAAATGGCGTATTCCAACCGGCGCCAACGTTCGCGAACGAAAATCAGATACCAGTTGCAAACGGCGTGTTCCAACCGGCGCCGATGTTTGCGAATGGAAATCAGATACTAGCTGCAAACGGCGTGTTCCAACCGGCGCCGATGTTCGCCAACGAAAATCAGATACCAGCGGCAAACGGCGTGTTCCAACCGGCGCCGATGTTCGCCAACGGAAATGTTGTTGTCTTGTTGATATATAGGTTATTTAAAATGATTCGAGTAACCGCCATAACAGAATTGTTCtgttatactccatataaacgGTACTCCACAGTATTGtttcaaaatttcaacacaCAGGATACGTCTTCATCGAATCAAAATATGGCGAATCAGTTACCGGCGGCAAATGGCTTGGTCGGCAACGGAAATCAGATACCAGCTGCAAATGGCGTGTTCCAACCGTCGCCGATGTTCGGCAACGGAAATGGAGTTTTTCAGCCCGCACTTCTGCAACCAAATGTG GATACGTCTTCATCGAATCAAAATATGACGAATCAATTACCGGCGGAAAATGGCAATCAGTTACCGGCGGCAAATGGCTTGGTCGGCAACGGAAATCAGATACCAGCTGCAAATGGCGTATTCCAACCGGCGCCAATGTTCGCGAACGGATATCAGATACCAGCTGCAAACGGCGTGTTCCAACCGGCGCCGATGTTCGCGAATGAAAATCGAATACCAGCGGTAAACGGCGTGTTCCAACCAGCGCCGATGTTCACGAAGGGAAATCAGATACCAGCTGCAAACAGCGTGTTCCAACCGGCGCCGATGTTCGCCAACGAAAATCAGACACCAGCGGCAAACGGCGTGTTCCAACCGGCGCAGATGTTCGCCAACGAAAATCAGACACCAGCGGCAAGCGGCGTGTTCCAACCAGCGCCGATGTTCGCCAACGGAAATCAGATACCAACGGCAAACGGCATGTTCCACCCGGCGTCGATGTTCGCGAACAGAAATCAGATACCATCTGCAAACGGCGTGTTCCAACTGGCACCGATGTTCGCCAACGGAAATAAGATACCAGCTGCAAACGGCGTGTTCCAACCGGCGCCGATGTTCGCCAACGGAAATCAGATACCAGTGGCAAACGGCGTGTTCCAACCGGCGCCGATGTTCGGCAACGAAAATGGAGTTTTTCAGCCTGGACTTCTACAACCAAATGTGATGAGTCTTTACTAA
- the LOC121741430 gene encoding uncharacterized protein LOC121741430 isoform X4 has product MEIRYRLQTACSNRRRCSPTEMEFFRPDFYNQMWLFKMIRVTAITELFCYTPYKRYSTILFQNFNTQDTSSSNQNMANQLPAENGNQLPAANGLVGNGNQIPAANSVFQPAPMLANGYQIPAANGVFQPAPMFANENRIPAVNGVFQPAPMFTKGYQIPAANSVFQQAPMFANENQTPAANGVFQPAQMFANENQTPAASGVFQPAPMFANGNQIPAANGMFHPAPMFANGNQIPSANGVFQLAPMFANGNKIPAANGVFQPAPMFTNGNQIPVAYGVFQPAPVFGNENGVFQPGLLQPNVDTSSSNQNMTNQLPAENGNQLPAANGLVGNGNQIPAANGVFQPAPTFANENQIPVANGVFQPAPMFANGNQILAANGVFQPAPMFANENQIPAANGVFQPAPMFANGNVVVLLIYRLFKMIRVTAITELFCYTPYKRYSTVLFQNFNTQDTSSSNQNMANQLPAANGLVGNGNQIPAANGVFQPSPMFGNGNGVFQPALLQPNVDTSSSNQNMTNQLPAENGNQLPAANGLVGNGNQIPAANGVFQPAPMFANGYQIPAANGVFQPAPMFANENRIPAVNGVFQPAPMFTKGNQIPAANSVFQPAPMFANENQTPAANGVFQPAQMFANENQTPAASGVFQPAPMFANGNQIPTANGMFHPASMFANRNQIPSANGVFQLAPMFANGNKIPAANGVFQPAPMFANGNQIPVANGVFQPAPMFGNENGVFQPGLLQPNVMSLY; this is encoded by the exons ATGGAAATCAGATACCGGTTGCAAACGGCGTGTTCCAACCGGCGCCGATGCTCGCCAACGGAAATGGAGTTTTTCAGACCGGACTTCTACAACCAAATGTG GTTATTTAAAATGATTCGAGTAACCGCCATAACAGAATTGTTCtgttatactccatataaacgGTACTCCACaatattgtttcaaaatttcaacacaCAGGATACGTCTTCATCGAATCAAAATATGGCGAATCAGTTACCGGCGGAAAATGGCAATCAGTTACCGGCGGCAAATGGCTTGGTCGGCAACGGAAATCAGATACCAGCTGCAAATAGCGTATTCCAACCGGCGCCAATGCTCGCGAACGGATATCAGATACCAGCTGCAAACGGCGTGTTCCAACCGGCGCCGATGTTCGCGAACGAAAATCGAATACCAGCGGTAAACGGCGTGTTCCAACCAGCGCCGATGTTCACGAAGGGATATCAGATACCAGCTGCAAACAGCGTGTTCCAACAGGCGCCGATGTTCGCCAACGAAAATCAGACACCAGCGGCAAACGGCGTGTTCCAACCGGCGCAGATGTTCGCCAACGAAAATCAGACACCAGCGGCAAGCGGCGTGTTCCAACCGGCGCCGATGTTCGCCAACGGAAATCAGATACCAGCGGCAAACGGCATGTTCCACCCGGCGCCGATGTTCGCGAACGGAAATCAGATACCATCTGCAAACGGCGTGTTCCAACTGGCACCGATGTTCGCCAACGGAAATAAGATACCAGCTGCAAACGGCGTGTTCCAACCGGCGCCGATGTTCACCAACGGAAATCAGATACCAGTGGCATACGGCGTGTTCCAACCGGCGCCGGTGTTCGGCAACGAAAATGGAGTTTTTCAGCCTGGACTTCTACAACCAAATGTG GATACGTCTTCATCGAATCAAAATATGACGAATCAATTACCGGCGGAAAATGGCAATCAGTTACCGGCGGCAAATGGCTTGGTCGGCAACGGAAATCAGATACCAGCTGCAAATGGCGTATTCCAACCGGCGCCAACGTTCGCGAACGAAAATCAGATACCAGTTGCAAACGGCGTGTTCCAACCGGCGCCGATGTTTGCGAATGGAAATCAGATACTAGCTGCAAACGGCGTGTTCCAACCGGCGCCGATGTTCGCCAACGAAAATCAGATACCAGCGGCAAACGGCGTGTTCCAACCGGCGCCGATGTTCGCCAACGGAAATGTTGTTGTCTTGTTGATATATAGGTTATTTAAAATGATTCGAGTAACCGCCATAACAGAATTGTTCtgttatactccatataaacgGTACTCCACAGTATTGtttcaaaatttcaacacaCAGGATACGTCTTCATCGAATCAAAATATGGCGAATCAGTTACCGGCGGCAAATGGCTTGGTCGGCAACGGAAATCAGATACCAGCTGCAAATGGCGTGTTCCAACCGTCGCCGATGTTCGGCAACGGAAATGGAGTTTTTCAGCCCGCACTTCTGCAACCAAATGTG GATACGTCTTCATCGAATCAAAATATGACGAATCAATTACCGGCGGAAAATGGCAATCAGTTACCGGCGGCAAATGGCTTGGTCGGCAACGGAAATCAGATACCAGCTGCAAATGGCGTATTCCAACCGGCGCCAATGTTCGCGAACGGATATCAGATACCAGCTGCAAACGGCGTGTTCCAACCGGCGCCGATGTTCGCGAATGAAAATCGAATACCAGCGGTAAACGGCGTGTTCCAACCAGCGCCGATGTTCACGAAGGGAAATCAGATACCAGCTGCAAACAGCGTGTTCCAACCGGCGCCGATGTTCGCCAACGAAAATCAGACACCAGCGGCAAACGGCGTGTTCCAACCGGCGCAGATGTTCGCCAACGAAAATCAGACACCAGCGGCAAGCGGCGTGTTCCAACCAGCGCCGATGTTCGCCAACGGAAATCAGATACCAACGGCAAACGGCATGTTCCACCCGGCGTCGATGTTCGCGAACAGAAATCAGATACCATCTGCAAACGGCGTGTTCCAACTGGCACCGATGTTCGCCAACGGAAATAAGATACCAGCTGCAAACGGCGTGTTCCAACCGGCGCCGATGTTCGCCAACGGAAATCAGATACCAGTGGCAAACGGCGTGTTCCAACCGGCGCCGATGTTCGGCAACGAAAATGGAGTTTTTCAGCCTGGACTTCTACAACCAAATGTGATGAGTCTTTACTAA
- the LOC121741430 gene encoding uncharacterized protein LOC121741430 isoform X2, whose amino-acid sequence MFANGNRIPAANGMFQPAPMFVNGNQIPATNGVFQPAPMFANGNKIPAANGVFQPAPMFPNENQIPAANDVFQPAQMFANGNQIPAANGVFQPAPMFANGNHIPAANDVFQLAPMFANGNQIPAANGVFQPAPMFANGNQMPAANGVFQPAPMFANGNQIPATYDVFQPAPMFANGNQIPATSGVFQPPPMFANGNQIPVANGVFQPAPMLANGNGVFQTGLLQPNVDTSSSNQNMANQLPAENGNQLPAANGLVGNGNQIPAANSVFQPAPMLANGYQIPAANGVFQPAPMFANENRIPAVNGVFQPAPMFTKGYQIPAANSVFQQAPMFANENQTPAANGVFQPAQMFANENQTPAASGVFQPAPMFANGNQIPAANGMFHPAPMFANGNQIPSANGVFQLAPMFANGNKIPAANGVFQPAPMFTNGNQIPVAYGVFQPAPVFGNENGVFQPGLLQPNVDTSSSNQNMTNQLPAENGNQLPAANGLVGNGNQIPAANGVFQPAPTFANENQIPVANGVFQPAPMFANGNQILAANGVFQPAPMFANENQIPAANGVFQPAPMFANGNVVVLLIYRLFKMIRVTAITELFCYTPYKRYSTVLFQNFNTQDTSSSNQNMANQLPAANGLVGNGNQIPAANGVFQPSPMFGNGNGVFQPALLQPNVDTSSSNQNMTNQLPAENGNQLPAANGLVGNGNQIPAANGVFQPAPMFANGYQIPAANGVFQPAPMFANENRIPAVNGVFQPAPMFTKGNQIPAANSVFQPAPMFANENQTPAANGVFQPAQMFANENQTPAASGVFQPAPMFANGNQIPTANGMFHPASMFANRNQIPSANGVFQLAPMFANGNKIPAANGVFQPAPMFANGNQIPVANGVFQPAPMFGNENGVFQPGLLQPNVMSLY is encoded by the exons ATGTTCGCGAACGGAAATCGGATACCCGCTGCAAACGGCATGTTCCAACCGGCGCCGATGTTCGTGAACGGAAATCAGATACCAGCGACAAACGGCGTGTTCCAACCGGCGCCGATGTTCGCGAACGGAAATAAGATACCAGCTGCAAACGGCGTGTTCCAACCGGCGCCGATGTTCCCCAACGAAAATCAGATACCAGCGGCAAACGACGTGTTCCAACCGGCGCAGATGTTCGCCAACGGAAATCAGATACCAGCGGCAAACGGCGTTTTCCAACCGGCGCCGATGTTCGCTAACGGAAATCACATACCAGCTGCAAATGACGTGTTCCAACTGGCGCCGATGTTTGCCAACGGAAATCAGATACCAGCGGCAAACGGCGTGTTCCAACCGGCGCCGATGTTCGCGAACGGAAATCAGATGCCAGCTGCAAACGGCGTGTTCCAACCGGCGCCGATGTTCGCCAACGGAAATCAGATACCAGCGACATACGACGTGTTCCAACCGGCGCCGATGTTCGCCAACGGAAATCAGATACCAGCTACAAGCGGCGTGTTCCAACCGCCGCCGATGTTCGCCAATGGAAATCAGATACCGGTTGCAAACGGCGTGTTCCAACCGGCGCCGATGCTCGCCAACGGAAATGGAGTTTTTCAGACCGGACTTCTACAACCAAATGTG GATACGTCTTCATCGAATCAAAATATGGCGAATCAGTTACCGGCGGAAAATGGCAATCAGTTACCGGCGGCAAATGGCTTGGTCGGCAACGGAAATCAGATACCAGCTGCAAATAGCGTATTCCAACCGGCGCCAATGCTCGCGAACGGATATCAGATACCAGCTGCAAACGGCGTGTTCCAACCGGCGCCGATGTTCGCGAACGAAAATCGAATACCAGCGGTAAACGGCGTGTTCCAACCAGCGCCGATGTTCACGAAGGGATATCAGATACCAGCTGCAAACAGCGTGTTCCAACAGGCGCCGATGTTCGCCAACGAAAATCAGACACCAGCGGCAAACGGCGTGTTCCAACCGGCGCAGATGTTCGCCAACGAAAATCAGACACCAGCGGCAAGCGGCGTGTTCCAACCGGCGCCGATGTTCGCCAACGGAAATCAGATACCAGCGGCAAACGGCATGTTCCACCCGGCGCCGATGTTCGCGAACGGAAATCAGATACCATCTGCAAACGGCGTGTTCCAACTGGCACCGATGTTCGCCAACGGAAATAAGATACCAGCTGCAAACGGCGTGTTCCAACCGGCGCCGATGTTCACCAACGGAAATCAGATACCAGTGGCATACGGCGTGTTCCAACCGGCGCCGGTGTTCGGCAACGAAAATGGAGTTTTTCAGCCTGGACTTCTACAACCAAATGTG GATACGTCTTCATCGAATCAAAATATGACGAATCAATTACCGGCGGAAAATGGCAATCAGTTACCGGCGGCAAATGGCTTGGTCGGCAACGGAAATCAGATACCAGCTGCAAATGGCGTATTCCAACCGGCGCCAACGTTCGCGAACGAAAATCAGATACCAGTTGCAAACGGCGTGTTCCAACCGGCGCCGATGTTTGCGAATGGAAATCAGATACTAGCTGCAAACGGCGTGTTCCAACCGGCGCCGATGTTCGCCAACGAAAATCAGATACCAGCGGCAAACGGCGTGTTCCAACCGGCGCCGATGTTCGCCAACGGAAATGTTGTTGTCTTGTTGATATATAGGTTATTTAAAATGATTCGAGTAACCGCCATAACAGAATTGTTCtgttatactccatataaacgGTACTCCACAGTATTGtttcaaaatttcaacacaCAGGATACGTCTTCATCGAATCAAAATATGGCGAATCAGTTACCGGCGGCAAATGGCTTGGTCGGCAACGGAAATCAGATACCAGCTGCAAATGGCGTGTTCCAACCGTCGCCGATGTTCGGCAACGGAAATGGAGTTTTTCAGCCCGCACTTCTGCAACCAAATGTG GATACGTCTTCATCGAATCAAAATATGACGAATCAATTACCGGCGGAAAATGGCAATCAGTTACCGGCGGCAAATGGCTTGGTCGGCAACGGAAATCAGATACCAGCTGCAAATGGCGTATTCCAACCGGCGCCAATGTTCGCGAACGGATATCAGATACCAGCTGCAAACGGCGTGTTCCAACCGGCGCCGATGTTCGCGAATGAAAATCGAATACCAGCGGTAAACGGCGTGTTCCAACCAGCGCCGATGTTCACGAAGGGAAATCAGATACCAGCTGCAAACAGCGTGTTCCAACCGGCGCCGATGTTCGCCAACGAAAATCAGACACCAGCGGCAAACGGCGTGTTCCAACCGGCGCAGATGTTCGCCAACGAAAATCAGACACCAGCGGCAAGCGGCGTGTTCCAACCAGCGCCGATGTTCGCCAACGGAAATCAGATACCAACGGCAAACGGCATGTTCCACCCGGCGTCGATGTTCGCGAACAGAAATCAGATACCATCTGCAAACGGCGTGTTCCAACTGGCACCGATGTTCGCCAACGGAAATAAGATACCAGCTGCAAACGGCGTGTTCCAACCGGCGCCGATGTTCGCCAACGGAAATCAGATACCAGTGGCAAACGGCGTGTTCCAACCGGCGCCGATGTTCGGCAACGAAAATGGAGTTTTTCAGCCTGGACTTCTACAACCAAATGTGATGAGTCTTTACTAA